TCCGCCCCGCCCAGGATGCGACCAAGATCCGCCTTGGCGTATGGGCCATGGAAGGCAATGTCCGGATGTCCGGCAGCCAGCGTCCGCACGGCGCGGGCATACTCCGGATTGGAGTCCAGGCCATGGATGTCCAGGCGGGCAGGACCGATACCGCGGGAGGCCAGGGCCAGGAAGGCGCGCACGGCCAGATCCGCCCCCTTGAACCAGCACAGTCCCCCCAGAAAGACGAAGCGCACGCCAGCCCCGGCCGGCGGAGGCGCGGGGACCGGCCGCACCGGCTCCACCGCCCGCATGCCCAGGGGCGCGCGCACCAGATGCGGCCCGTCGAACCCGTGCCGGGCGTACAGCCGGCGGCTGAAGTGCGAGGGGCAGATGGCCAGATCCAGGCGCGCACCCGCCCGGCGATGACAGGCATTCCGGTGCCGGATGCGTTCCGGATCCGCCGTGGCCTCACGGCGCGCCCGGGCGTGGCAGGCGGCGCAGTCCTCTGCGTCCCTGGGACCGGCGCAGAGGCGGCCCTCGCCACGGACGAGGATGGCATTGGCGCAGAACAGCCAGAAATCGTGCAGGGTCATGACCACTGGCGTCTGCGGCGGCAAGGCGTCCAGCAGGGAAACGGAGAAGCCGATGAGGCTATGGATGTGGACCACATCCGCCGGATTGGCTTGCAGCCAGGCGGCCACGGCGGCGGCCACGCGGGGATTCTCCGGCGCGTCCCGATCTTCCCGGGGCACGCCGAGCATGCACGTTGGCGCCGACGCATACGGAGCGGCGACGATGCCATAGGCCGGCGCTGCGTCAGGCGGGGCCAGATGCAGTACAGCGGAGGCCAGACCCAGGCCCTGCTGCCCGGCCAGCAGCTCGGCCAGATAATGTTCCGTGCCGGCGCGGGTGAAGGGCAGGAAGTCGTTCACCACATGCAGAATGCGCATGGCGTCGCCGCTCCTGCGGAAGGCCGTCGGGGGCCGCTACACGGCCTCCCAGGTGCGGATCTCTTCCATGGCTTCGTCGGTGATGATGTCCATTTCCTCACTGTGATCCAGGCCGGCGCAGTGCAGGATGCCGTGGCACAGCAGGCGGAAAAAGTGCTCCCGGGAGGTCTGCCCGTACAGCCGGGCCTCGCGGGCGCAGGTGTCCAGGGAAAGGGCGATGGCGCCCAGGCGCAGGGGCCGGTCCGGGTCTGTGTCCGGATCGCCCACATCGCCCAGGCAGTCGCGGCCGTCGTCCTCGGTGTATTCTTCGGGCAGAAAGTCCTCACCCAGCACGTAGGGAGCCTCGCAGTGCAGGTCGTCGGTGTCCGGAAAGGACAAGACATTGGTGGGACCGGGCATGCCCATGAATTCGAGGTTCAGCTCGGCGATGGTGGCATCGTCCACCAGATCGATTTCCACCAGACTGCCGCCCAGGCCCAGCCGTTCCAGCAGCCAGGTGGTGAAGACGTCGATTTCGACACGAGAGGTCGGCACCAGATACCCTCGCGGCGTGTTGCGCGTGAGTGTGATCATCCGTTCTCCTTGGATTCCTGAGCAATTATTGCAAGGGGCCGTTGAAGGGTTCCGGCAGGATGGCCTCGCGCTCCGCATCCGCCCGCGGGGCGGTCCGACCGGCGGGATGCCCCCCAGGGGGATTCGCAGCCTGGCTCGGGGGCTGCCCCGCAGTCTGGCAGGCCTTGGTTCCTTCCTTGCGGGCTTCCGGGTACTCGATGCGGGTGTGGAAGATGCCGTTCAGGATCCGCACAAAACAGGCGCTGGCCTGAGTGAGGTCCTTGAGGGTCAGTTCAGAATCATCCAACTGGCCATCGGTGAAGATGGCGCGGATGATCTGATCCACATGGGCCTTGATGCGTCCGGGCGTGGGATCCACCAGGGTGCGGCTGGAAGCCTCGATGGCGTCTGCCAGGAGCACCAGGCCGGCTTCCTTGGTCTGCGGCTTGGGGCCAGGATAGCGGTAATCCGCTTCGGACACGGGCTCCCCGCCCCTGGCCTCGGCCTGCTCCTGCGCCTTGACGTAAAAGAACCGAATGAGGCTGGTGCCGTGGTGCTGTTGCAGGATGTCGATGATTTCCGGCGAGATGTTGTGCTTTCTGGCCAGCTCCACGCCTTTTTTGACGTGGGAGACGAGAATGAGGGCGCTCATGGAGGGAGCCAGCTTGTCGTGCTTGTTGCGGCAGCCCATCTGATTTTCGATGAAATAGTGGGGATTTTTGATCTTTCCCACATCGTGATACAGGGCCGCCACCTTGGCCAGCAGCGGATTGGCGCCGGTGGCCCTGGCCGCGGCCTCCACCATGTTCCCCACGATAAGGGAGTGATGGTACGTGCCGGGCGAGGTGACCATGAGCTCCTGCAGCAGCGGCTGTTCCAGGCTCATCTGCTCCAGCAGCCGGAAGCGCGAGGTGTAGCCCAGCAGCATTTCCGCAATGGGTCCCAGGGCCAGCACGCACAGAAGGGCCAGAAAGCCATGCGCCACCACCAGACCCAGGGCCGTCCAGATGCCTGCGGCAGCCTGATACTTGAGCAGGTGGATGCCGAACCAGGCCAGCAGGAGCAGCCCGGTCAGGGGCAGGACGCTGCGCAGCACCTCGGTGCGGGTTTCCGTATGTTTGATGAGCAGCGTGGCGGAGATGGATCCCAGAAAATAGAAACAAAACAACTCCAGCCCGGCGCCAGCCATCTGGGTGCAGAGGAAGGCCAGCAGGATGGAAGCGGAAACGCAGGAGGCAGCGGAAAAATACAGCGCCATCACCCCGCCAGCGCCGGCCAGGGGGGCCATGAGCACCAGCAGGTCGCTGCTCAAAAAGTCCAGTCGCTCGCTCAGGGGGGTTTCGATGGCCGCCAGCAGTTTGGTGCCGCCGGCAAAGAGCACCACCAGCCCGGTCATGAGCAGGGCATCGCGGTTGGTCACGGGCCGGAAAAAGCGGCCCTTGGGCGAGACGATCATCCCCCCGGCAAAGAGCATGCTCACCACAAACACGCCCAACGGGCGCAGGGGATCGAAGGTCTCCGGCACCTGGGCATAGAGCGCCTGCAGCTTGAGCTGCTCCTGCGGCCCCACACGCTGCCCCTGCCGGACCACCATTTCGCCCTTGCGGATATGGTAATAGACCGGTTCCAGGGACTGCATCACGGTGTCGATGCGGTCCCGGGTGGCCTCGGGATTGATGACCAGCGACGGCGTGATGAGTGGCTCCAACAATTCGGAAATGGCGGACCGCACGCGCAGGCTCTTGTTCAGATCGCGTCGCAGGTACTGTTCCAGCTCGCGGGCAAGGGTGGCCACATCGCGCAGGGAGGACAGATCCGCCCGCAGCATCTCTGCTCCCAGGGCGGCGTTGCGCACCAGAATGCCGCCGCGGAACCGTTCCAGCATGCGCGCATCCAGCACCACGCCTTCGTTCAGCCTGACTGCAAGCCAGGGCTGTACGTCGTTGCGGATGACCTGCTGCAGTTCCACATCCCGCAACAAATGAAAGCTGGCGCGGGAAAGTTCGCGGTTGAGCAGTTCCGCCGCCTGCCAGCGGGCGTCTTCCATGGAGTCCATGGTGGCGTTGTTGAGCACGACAAAGACTGCCTCCACCCTGGTTGCCAGACGGGTGGCGGCATCTGCCGTCAGATCAAAAATAGGCGGCTGATTTTCCGCAATGCGGTGAATGCGTTCCAGGGTGGAATTGCGGTCCTCCACCAGCATGTCCTGGGTGGCCATGACGTCCTGGGTGGCGATTTCGCCTTCCGTGAAAATCTTTACCCCGGGCGTGTGTCGCACCCCCACCAGCAGACTCATGGCCGCCATGGCCAGCACGAACGCCGCCAGCCCGCCATGCGGCGCCACACTGTGCAGCATGTCGCGCACGCGGCGCCCGGAGCGGCTAGGAGTGGCTTTCGGCGTTTTCGAAACGTTCATACGCTTTCACGATGCGGGCCACGAGGGTATGGCGGATGACGTCCGCCTCTTCAAACTGTATGAACGCGACGCCCTCCACACCCTTGAGCACTTCGCGGGCCTGGACCAGGCCAGATCGAACTCCCCGGTGGCCCGCGGACGGCAGGTCGATCTGGGTCACGTCGCCGGTGATGACCGCCTTGGAGCCGAACCCCAGGCGGGTCAAAAACATTTTCATCTGTTCGGGGGTGGTGTTCTGGGCTTCGTCAAGGATGATGAAGCTGTCGTTGAGGGTGCGGCCGCGCATGAAGGCCAGGGGCGCAATCTCGATGATGCCCGTCTCCAGCATTTCCTGCACCTTGCGCGCGTCCACCATGTCGTGCAACGCATCATACAGGGGCCGCAGATACGGGTTGATCTTCTCCGCCAGATCTCCGGGCAAAAAGCCCAGCCG
This sequence is a window from Megalodesulfovibrio gigas DSM 1382 = ATCC 19364. Protein-coding genes within it:
- the ybeY gene encoding rRNA maturation RNase YbeY, translating into MITLTRNTPRGYLVPTSRVEIDVFTTWLLERLGLGGSLVEIDLVDDATIAELNLEFMGMPGPTNVLSFPDTDDLHCEAPYVLGEDFLPEEYTEDDGRDCLGDVGDPDTDPDRPLRLGAIALSLDTCAREARLYGQTSREHFFRLLCHGILHCAGLDHSEEMDIITDEAMEEIRTWEAV
- a CDS encoding glycosyltransferase; protein product: MRILHVVNDFLPFTRAGTEHYLAELLAGQQGLGLASAVLHLAPPDAAPAYGIVAAPYASAPTCMLGVPREDRDAPENPRVAAAVAAWLQANPADVVHIHSLIGFSVSLLDALPPQTPVVMTLHDFWLFCANAILVRGEGRLCAGPRDAEDCAACHARARREATADPERIRHRNACHRRAGARLDLAICPSHFSRRLYARHGFDGPHLVRAPLGMRAVEPVRPVPAPPPAGAGVRFVFLGGLCWFKGADLAVRAFLALASRGIGPARLDIHGLDSNPEYARAVRTLAAGHPDIAFHGPYAKADLGRILGGADALLLPSHVETYSFVAREALSAGVPVIAADCGALPEVVRHEKNGLLFRSGDAAHLAASMARVLGDAALLPRLRAGIRPVVTVEEDAARLVRLYRDCLQRRRADTLRTEM
- a CDS encoding HD family phosphohydrolase gives rise to the protein MLHSVAPHGGLAAFVLAMAAMSLLVGVRHTPGVKIFTEGEIATQDVMATQDMLVEDRNSTLERIHRIAENQPPIFDLTADAATRLATRVEAVFVVLNNATMDSMEDARWQAAELLNRELSRASFHLLRDVELQQVIRNDVQPWLAVRLNEGVVLDARMLERFRGGILVRNAALGAEMLRADLSSLRDVATLARELEQYLRRDLNKSLRVRSAISELLEPLITPSLVINPEATRDRIDTVMQSLEPVYYHIRKGEMVVRQGQRVGPQEQLKLQALYAQVPETFDPLRPLGVFVVSMLFAGGMIVSPKGRFFRPVTNRDALLMTGLVVLFAGGTKLLAAIETPLSERLDFLSSDLLVLMAPLAGAGGVMALYFSAASCVSASILLAFLCTQMAGAGLELFCFYFLGSISATLLIKHTETRTEVLRSVLPLTGLLLLAWFGIHLLKYQAAAGIWTALGLVVAHGFLALLCVLALGPIAEMLLGYTSRFRLLEQMSLEQPLLQELMVTSPGTYHHSLIVGNMVEAAARATGANPLLAKVAALYHDVGKIKNPHYFIENQMGCRNKHDKLAPSMSALILVSHVKKGVELARKHNISPEIIDILQQHHGTSLIRFFYVKAQEQAEARGGEPVSEADYRYPGPKPQTKEAGLVLLADAIEASSRTLVDPTPGRIKAHVDQIIRAIFTDGQLDDSELTLKDLTQASACFVRILNGIFHTRIEYPEARKEGTKACQTAGQPPSQAANPPGGHPAGRTAPRADAEREAILPEPFNGPLQ